Proteins from a genomic interval of Nitrospina gracilis Nb-211:
- the rocD gene encoding ornithine--oxo-acid transaminase, with protein sequence MKTQDFIQLENRYGARNYNPLDVVLNRGEGIWVWDVEGNRYMDCLAAYSAVNQGHCHPKILEAMIDQARKLTLVSRAFRNDQLGPFYDEICSLTRSHSVLPMNSGAEAVESAIKAVRKWGYEVKGVPEGQAEIIVCINNFHGRTLTIVGFSSEEQYRRGYAPFTPGFKLIPFGDAEALERAITPNTVGFLVEPIQGEGGVIIPPGGYLQAARELCDRHNVMLILDEIQTGLGRTGKLFAEEHEGIEADLTLVGKALSGGFYPISAVLSNREVLGVFKPGDHGSTFGGNPLACAVARAALKVLVEENLIDNAARVGGYALEKLRAIDSPHVKEVRGRGLMIGIELKPSAGGARRFCEALAQRGVLCKETHENVLRIAPPLVIQKEEIDWALERIQQVLTEL encoded by the coding sequence ATGAAAACTCAAGATTTTATCCAGCTCGAAAACCGATACGGGGCCAGAAATTACAACCCTCTCGATGTGGTGTTGAACCGTGGCGAGGGCATCTGGGTGTGGGATGTGGAAGGCAACCGCTACATGGACTGCCTGGCCGCCTATTCCGCCGTCAATCAGGGCCACTGCCACCCGAAGATTCTCGAGGCGATGATCGACCAGGCCCGCAAGCTGACGCTCGTCTCCCGCGCTTTCCGCAACGACCAGTTGGGGCCGTTTTACGATGAAATCTGTTCGCTCACCCGCTCCCACTCCGTCCTCCCCATGAACAGCGGCGCCGAGGCGGTGGAGTCGGCCATCAAGGCCGTCCGCAAGTGGGGTTACGAGGTGAAAGGCGTGCCGGAAGGCCAGGCGGAGATCATCGTCTGCATCAACAATTTCCACGGGCGCACACTGACCATTGTCGGCTTCAGCTCAGAGGAACAGTACCGCCGGGGCTACGCCCCGTTTACACCGGGTTTCAAACTGATCCCGTTCGGCGACGCCGAGGCGCTGGAGCGGGCCATCACCCCGAACACCGTCGGGTTTCTGGTCGAGCCCATCCAGGGCGAAGGCGGCGTCATCATCCCCCCCGGCGGCTATCTGCAAGCCGCGCGCGAATTGTGCGACCGGCACAACGTCATGCTCATCCTCGATGAGATCCAGACGGGACTCGGCCGGACGGGCAAATTGTTCGCCGAGGAGCACGAAGGCATCGAGGCCGACCTCACCCTCGTCGGCAAGGCGCTCTCCGGCGGGTTCTATCCCATCTCCGCCGTCTTGAGCAACCGCGAGGTGCTGGGCGTGTTCAAACCCGGCGATCACGGAAGCACTTTCGGCGGCAATCCGCTGGCCTGCGCCGTAGCGCGCGCCGCGCTCAAGGTGCTGGTCGAGGAAAACCTGATCGACAACGCCGCGCGCGTGGGCGGTTATGCGCTGGAGAAACTGCGCGCCATCGACTCGCCGCACGTGAAGGAAGTGCGCGGGCGCGGCCTGATGATCGGCATCGAACTCAAACCATCGGCCGGAGGAGCGCGTCGTTTCTGTGAGGCGTTGGCGCAACGGGGTGTGCTGTGCAAGGAAACGCACGAGAACGTGTTGCGCATCGCGCCGCCTTTGGTCATTCAAAAAGAAGAAATCGATTGGGCGCTCGAGCGCATCCAACAGGTATTGACGGAATTGTGA
- a CDS encoding chlorite dismutase family protein, with translation MAIDDKELEQLMPETSLNWTEDAKARMLNVPFFVRKSVVRGIEQYARDKDIELIDDEVVSRARQEREGEAIAKMEAERKAREAQPGARRQYVNFAFYKLDSAFRRLPQAEIDAAKEEFINVLEDYDAQEGTIVLAYSTVGVRCDSEIMLWRISYEMENFQRMTTAMLRTKLGKYLDTTYSYFSQTKRSMYMDLFNPEHEEDRTHIIPGKAKYLFIYPFTKKREWYLLSKYARQGIMDEHIYVGNQYPSVKLNTTYCFGLDDYDFVVAFETDYPDDFLDLVMDLRETEGSRYTEKDTPIFSCTAMSIRDAVETLGI, from the coding sequence ATGGCAATCGATGACAAAGAGCTGGAACAATTAATGCCGGAAACGAGCCTGAACTGGACCGAAGATGCCAAAGCCCGGATGTTGAATGTGCCCTTTTTCGTACGGAAAAGCGTGGTCCGTGGGATCGAACAATACGCCCGGGATAAAGATATAGAACTGATTGACGACGAAGTGGTTTCCCGGGCCCGGCAGGAGCGCGAAGGCGAAGCGATTGCCAAAATGGAAGCCGAGCGGAAAGCCCGGGAAGCACAGCCCGGAGCCCGACGCCAGTACGTCAACTTCGCTTTTTACAAGCTCGACTCGGCGTTCCGCCGTCTGCCGCAGGCAGAGATCGACGCGGCGAAGGAAGAGTTCATCAATGTGCTGGAAGATTACGACGCGCAGGAAGGCACGATCGTGCTGGCCTATTCCACCGTGGGCGTCCGCTGTGATTCGGAAATCATGCTGTGGCGGATTTCGTACGAGATGGAAAACTTCCAGAGGATGACCACCGCCATGTTGCGCACCAAGCTGGGCAAGTACCTCGACACCACGTATTCGTACTTTTCGCAGACGAAGCGGTCGATGTACATGGACCTGTTCAACCCGGAGCACGAAGAAGACCGGACACACATTATCCCCGGCAAGGCGAAGTACCTGTTCATTTATCCGTTCACCAAGAAACGCGAATGGTACCTGCTCTCCAAGTACGCGCGGCAGGGCATCATGGACGAACACATTTACGTCGGCAACCAGTATCCGTCGGTGAAGCTGAACACCACGTACTGCTTCGGCCTCGACGATTACGATTTCGTCGTCGCGTTCGAGACGGATTACCCGGACGATTTCCTCGATCTGGTCATGGACCTGCGCGAGACGGAAGGCAGCCGCTACACGGAAAAAGACACGCCCATCTTCTCCTGCACGGCGATGTCCATTCGCGATGCGGTGGAAACGCTGGGTATCTGA
- a CDS encoding J domain-containing protein produces MIRYYKILGVSSRASLTEIKKAYKEQVKKWHPDRFPNADESAQKKAHDLFSAITEAYQKLVDLHTQRHQGYYEEDRFNGFQRPFNPDFGRGSQPPPGVRAETDIPGYFIQTFNNGDRYEGQFYNGMMHGMGHYVRANGDVYTGQFRFNKAHGNGKMTFANGDTYTGEFMEDAMCGRGTYIYANGDRYVGRFQDDMPHGEGVLISNGRAFGGQWEFGQLRAEG; encoded by the coding sequence ATGATACGGTATTACAAAATACTCGGCGTCTCGTCCCGGGCCAGCCTGACGGAAATCAAAAAGGCTTATAAGGAACAGGTCAAGAAGTGGCACCCGGACCGTTTTCCCAACGCCGACGAGTCCGCCCAGAAAAAAGCCCACGACCTGTTTTCCGCCATCACCGAAGCGTACCAGAAGCTGGTGGACCTGCACACCCAGCGCCACCAGGGGTATTACGAAGAGGACCGGTTCAACGGATTCCAACGGCCGTTCAATCCTGATTTCGGCCGGGGCTCCCAGCCGCCGCCCGGCGTGCGCGCGGAAACCGACATTCCCGGATACTTCATCCAGACGTTCAACAACGGCGACCGCTACGAGGGTCAATTTTACAATGGCATGATGCACGGCATGGGCCATTACGTACGCGCCAATGGCGACGTGTACACGGGGCAGTTCCGCTTCAACAAGGCACACGGCAACGGCAAAATGACCTTCGCCAACGGCGACACGTATACCGGCGAGTTCATGGAGGACGCCATGTGCGGCAGAGGCACGTACATCTATGCCAATGGTGACCGCTACGTCGGCCGCTTCCAGGACGACATGCCGCACGGCGAGGGGGTGCTCATCTCCAACGGGCGGGCCTTCGGCGGCCAATGGGAATTCGGGCAACTGCGGGCCGAGGGGTGA
- the accD gene encoding acetyl-CoA carboxylase, carboxyltransferase subunit beta — protein sequence MAWFDKFPGVGRKLPKTKEAWVECRSCKEQIYQIDLIDNLHVCPKCDYHFRMTYADRIQLLVNPGTFEEKDANLISGDPIRFKDKKRYKDRVKSLLKVRNSTDSVVCGAGQLEDHQVELCVFDFEFLGGSMGSVVGEKITRAIERARADKSALVIVSCSGGARMQEGIFSLMQMAKTSSALKTLADEGVPYISVLTDPTMGGVSASFAMLGDAILAEPGALVGFAGPRVIEQTIKQKLPEGFQRAEFLLDHGLIDQVVHRKNLKRRISNLLSLFKNTPIVAQPS from the coding sequence ATGGCCTGGTTCGATAAATTCCCCGGTGTGGGCCGCAAGCTCCCCAAGACCAAAGAAGCGTGGGTGGAGTGCCGGTCCTGCAAAGAGCAGATTTACCAGATCGACCTGATCGACAACCTGCACGTGTGTCCGAAGTGCGATTATCACTTTCGCATGACGTATGCCGACCGCATTCAGCTTCTGGTGAACCCCGGCACATTTGAAGAAAAGGACGCCAACCTCATCTCCGGCGACCCCATCCGCTTCAAGGACAAGAAGCGTTACAAGGACCGTGTCAAAAGCCTGCTCAAGGTGCGCAACAGCACGGACTCCGTGGTCTGCGGCGCCGGCCAGTTGGAAGACCATCAAGTCGAGCTGTGCGTGTTCGATTTCGAGTTTCTCGGCGGGAGCATGGGATCGGTGGTCGGCGAGAAAATCACCCGCGCCATCGAACGCGCGCGGGCGGATAAGTCGGCTCTCGTCATCGTCAGTTGTTCCGGCGGCGCGCGCATGCAGGAAGGTATTTTTTCGCTGATGCAGATGGCCAAGACGTCCTCCGCCCTCAAAACCCTTGCGGACGAGGGCGTGCCCTATATCTCGGTGTTGACCGACCCGACGATGGGCGGCGTCTCCGCCAGTTTCGCCATGCTGGGCGACGCCATTCTGGCCGAGCCGGGGGCGCTGGTGGGGTTTGCGGGACCGCGCGTTATCGAACAGACCATCAAACAGAAACTGCCGGAAGGCTTTCAGCGCGCGGAATTCCTGCTGGATCACGGCCTCATCGACCAGGTGGTGCACCGCAAGAACCTGAAACGGCGCATCTCCAACCTGCTGTCCCTGTTCAAAAACACCCCTATCGTTGCCCAGCCGAGTTGA
- the pssA gene encoding CDP-diacylglycerol--serine O-phosphatidyltransferase, with protein sequence MIKPPEKLKKGIYILPSLFTTGNVFCGFYALIAALSEQYFQGAVAIGLAIVFDILDGRVARLTKTTSSFGFEYDSLADVISFGMAPALLAYSWVLQPFGRLGWMAAFLFLLCGALRLARFNVTEPDPASDNFIGLAIPAAAAMIASIIIAFEDLFATRLNPMIMVGVVYLLAFLMVSNIRYPAFKKLAFKKRVTFTRFLFVVLFVYAVATIPKIAFFVLSFLYVMSGPAIWLTGLARKLGSQESREIPHHKE encoded by the coding sequence ATGATCAAACCGCCAGAAAAACTGAAAAAAGGCATTTATATCCTCCCCAGCCTGTTCACCACGGGTAATGTCTTTTGCGGGTTTTATGCCTTGATTGCCGCCTTGAGTGAGCAGTATTTCCAGGGCGCCGTGGCGATTGGCCTCGCCATCGTCTTCGACATCCTCGACGGACGTGTGGCGCGCCTCACCAAAACCACCAGTTCCTTTGGGTTCGAATACGATTCCCTGGCGGACGTGATCTCGTTCGGCATGGCTCCCGCCCTGCTGGCTTACAGTTGGGTCCTGCAACCGTTCGGGCGGCTGGGATGGATGGCGGCATTTCTGTTTCTCTTGTGCGGTGCGTTGCGGCTGGCCCGGTTCAACGTCACCGAGCCGGACCCGGCCAGCGACAATTTCATCGGGCTCGCCATTCCTGCGGCGGCGGCCATGATCGCCTCCATCATCATCGCATTTGAAGATCTGTTCGCCACGCGGCTCAATCCCATGATCATGGTCGGCGTGGTGTACCTGCTGGCGTTTCTCATGGTCAGCAACATCCGTTACCCGGCATTCAAAAAGCTGGCGTTCAAAAAACGCGTGACGTTCACGCGGTTCTTGTTTGTCGTGCTGTTCGTGTACGCAGTGGCGACGATTCCCAAGATCGCATTTTTCGTCCTGAGTTTCCTTTACGTGATGTCGGGTCCTGCGATCTGGCTCACGGGTCTGGCGCGAAAACTCGGTTCGCAGGAATCGCGGGAGATTCCTCACCACAAGGAATGA
- a CDS encoding phosphatidylserine decarboxylase family protein has protein sequence MRIPIVADGFRFIIPLALVTAVFAALSMHWGTLLFGLALLFCLNFFRDPERTIPQKENVVVSPADGKVVEIAEDTDPLLKEPMTRVSIFLNVFNVHVNRVPVAGRVEAVRYNKGRFLNAASHKASAENEQNALLIDTGREQVLMKQIAGLIARRIVCWAKEGDHYELGQRMGLIRFGSRTDLFLPKTSRIEVKVGDKVSGGSSIIGFLDPGNSS, from the coding sequence ATGCGCATTCCTATCGTCGCGGACGGTTTCCGCTTCATCATCCCGCTGGCCTTGGTCACCGCCGTGTTCGCGGCACTGTCCATGCACTGGGGCACGTTGCTGTTCGGGCTGGCCCTGTTGTTCTGTCTCAACTTTTTCCGCGATCCGGAGCGGACCATCCCGCAGAAGGAGAACGTGGTGGTCTCTCCCGCCGACGGCAAGGTCGTGGAAATTGCGGAAGACACCGACCCGCTGTTGAAAGAACCGATGACGCGGGTCAGCATCTTTTTGAACGTGTTCAACGTACACGTCAACCGCGTGCCCGTCGCCGGGCGCGTGGAGGCGGTGCGCTACAATAAAGGACGTTTTCTGAACGCGGCCAGCCACAAGGCCTCTGCGGAGAACGAGCAGAACGCCTTGCTCATCGACACCGGCCGCGAACAGGTATTGATGAAACAGATCGCCGGATTGATCGCCCGCAGAATTGTGTGCTGGGCGAAGGAAGGCGATCATTACGAACTCGGTCAACGCATGGGGTTGATCCGGTTCGGCTCACGCACCGACCTGTTTTTGCCGAAGACCAGCAGAATCGAGGTCAAGGTCGGCGACAAAGTGAGTGGAGGCAGTTCCATCATCGGATTTCTGGACCCCGGAAACTCGTCATGA
- the ilvC gene encoding ketol-acid reductoisomerase: protein MSKIYYNKDADIKNIKNKTVAIIGYGSQGHAHARNLHDSGIKVVVGLRKESRFWDRAKKDGLKVMTVPEASKAADIIMILVPDDKQRALYDHEILPHLKKGNALAFGHGFNIHFGQVVPPDFVDVFMIAPKGPGHLVRRTFEQGAGVPCLMAIQQDVTKNARKIALAYAKGIGGTRAGVLETSFREETETDLFGEQVVLCGGVTELIRAGFDTLVEAGYNPDLAYFECLHELKLIVDLIYEGGIGNMRYSISTTAAYGDVTRGPRVITDETRKEMKKILGEIQSGQFAKEFILENQANRPVYNALLKKDADHMIEEVGGRLRGMMPFVGKKLD from the coding sequence TTGTCCAAGATTTATTACAACAAAGATGCTGATATCAAGAACATAAAGAACAAGACCGTCGCCATCATCGGTTACGGCAGTCAGGGGCACGCCCACGCCCGTAACCTGCACGACAGCGGCATCAAGGTGGTGGTTGGCCTGCGCAAGGAAAGCCGCTTCTGGGACCGCGCCAAAAAAGACGGACTGAAAGTAATGACCGTGCCGGAAGCCTCCAAGGCCGCGGACATCATCATGATCCTCGTGCCGGACGACAAACAGCGCGCCCTGTACGACCATGAAATCCTGCCGCACCTGAAAAAAGGCAACGCCCTCGCCTTCGGTCACGGCTTCAACATCCACTTCGGGCAGGTGGTGCCGCCAGACTTTGTCGACGTATTCATGATCGCGCCGAAAGGGCCGGGTCACCTGGTGCGCCGCACCTTCGAGCAGGGTGCCGGGGTGCCGTGTCTCATGGCCATCCAACAGGACGTCACCAAGAACGCCCGGAAGATCGCCCTCGCCTACGCCAAGGGCATCGGCGGCACCCGTGCCGGCGTACTGGAAACCAGCTTCCGTGAAGAGACGGAAACCGACCTGTTCGGCGAACAGGTGGTGCTGTGCGGCGGCGTAACGGAACTCATCCGCGCCGGATTCGACACCCTGGTCGAGGCGGGTTACAACCCGGACCTCGCCTACTTCGAATGCCTGCACGAGCTGAAACTGATCGTCGATCTGATTTATGAAGGCGGCATCGGCAACATGCGGTACTCTATCAGCACCACGGCGGCGTACGGAGACGTGACGCGCGGTCCGCGTGTCATCACCGACGAGACGCGCAAGGAGATGAAAAAGATTCTGGGCGAAATCCAGAGCGGCCAGTTCGCCAAGGAATTCATCCTCGAAAACCAGGCCAACCGCCCGGTGTACAACGCCTTGCTTAAAAAAGACGCGGACCATATGATAGAAGAAGTCGGCGGACGCCTGCGTGGCATGATGCCGTTCGTCGGCAAAAAGCTCGACTGA
- the ilvN gene encoding acetolactate synthase small subunit, with protein sequence MQHTISVLVNNKFGVLSRISGLFSGRGFNIESLNVAETSEPNISRMTIVTRGDDKKIEQITKQLNKLVDIIKVVDLTEESFIDREMLLIKMNAEPKNREEILRIVEIFRAKVVDVSPATYTIEITGDEGKLRGFLELLRPLGIKEMVRSGRIAMGRGMRSIN encoded by the coding sequence ATGCAACATACCATTTCAGTCCTCGTGAACAACAAGTTCGGCGTGCTCTCGCGCATTTCCGGATTGTTCAGCGGCCGCGGCTTCAACATCGAAAGCCTCAACGTGGCGGAAACCAGCGAACCGAACATCTCGCGCATGACCATCGTCACCCGCGGAGACGACAAAAAAATCGAACAGATCACCAAACAGCTCAACAAGCTGGTGGACATCATCAAGGTGGTGGATCTGACCGAGGAAAGCTTCATCGACCGGGAAATGTTGCTGATCAAGATGAACGCCGAGCCGAAGAACCGCGAAGAAATTCTGCGCATCGTGGAAATCTTCCGCGCCAAAGTGGTGGACGTGAGCCCGGCGACCTACACCATCGAGATCACCGGCGACGAAGGCAAACTGCGCGGCTTTCTGGAGCTGTTGCGTCCTTTGGGTATCAAGGAAATGGTGCGGTCCGGACGCATCGCCATGGGTCGCGGAATGCGGTCGATCAACTGA
- the rph gene encoding ribonuclease PH — translation MKRNDGRTPTQMRPVSIKKNFIKHAEGSVLITVGETKVICTASVEEKVPPFLRDQGQGWITAEYSMLPRSTHTRTQREASRGKLSGRTMEIQRLIGRSLRTVVDLENLGERTIWVDCDVIQADGGTRTASITGAFVAVCLALKHLHKNKQIDFIPVKDFVAATSVGMLDGDKLLDLDYSEDSTASVDFNVVKTGNGNFIEIQGTAERDPFSDKDMQEMLVLAGKGIQDLIDLQQKTIGKLD, via the coding sequence AAACGACGGACGCACGCCCACCCAAATGAGACCGGTGAGCATCAAAAAGAATTTCATCAAGCACGCCGAGGGCTCCGTCCTCATCACCGTAGGTGAAACGAAAGTGATCTGCACCGCGAGTGTGGAAGAAAAAGTGCCGCCGTTTCTGCGTGACCAGGGCCAGGGCTGGATTACGGCGGAATATTCGATGCTCCCCCGCTCCACCCACACCCGCACCCAGCGCGAGGCTTCACGCGGCAAGCTGAGCGGCCGCACCATGGAAATCCAGCGGCTAATCGGGCGCTCCCTGCGCACCGTGGTGGATCTGGAAAACTTGGGCGAACGCACCATCTGGGTGGACTGTGACGTGATCCAGGCCGACGGCGGCACGCGCACGGCGTCCATCACCGGCGCCTTCGTGGCGGTCTGTCTGGCCCTCAAGCACCTGCATAAAAACAAGCAGATCGACTTCATCCCGGTCAAGGATTTTGTCGCCGCCACCAGCGTCGGCATGCTGGACGGGGACAAATTGCTGGACCTGGATTACAGTGAGGATTCCACGGCGAGCGTGGACTTCAACGTGGTCAAAACGGGCAACGGAAACTTCATCGAAATCCAGGGCACTGCCGAGCGCGACCCATTTTCCGACAAAGACATGCAGGAAATGCTGGTGCTGGCGGGCAAAGGCATCCAGGATCTCATCGACCTCCAGCAGAAAACCATCGGCAAGCTGGACTGA